A single genomic interval of Daucus carota subsp. sativus chromosome 1, DH1 v3.0, whole genome shotgun sequence harbors:
- the LOC108202250 gene encoding protein TONSOKU isoform X2, which translates to MAKDELADAKRSYRSATEIGDRTEQARWSNVIGDIHKNRGEYVEALKWLRIDYDVSTKYLPEKQLLPTCQSIGELHFRLLHFQDALVYQKKHLELAKDKEDLAEQQRASTQLARTYHEMFLRSDDDIYSIQNAKKYFNSAMNLAKSLKENSPNKSNFLKEYIDAYNNIGMLQRDLENFDEALKMLTRGLQICDDEEVARLDDARSRLHHNLGSVYMGLRKWSEAQKHILEDIHICNSIQHRQGEAKGYINLGELHNKVQKYDEAISCYKKALDLARSMEDEDDLVNHINENMRIVKQAIKEMDELKKEEKNLKKLARNMEMAIGTSSERKCLLQQDASLSRLIDISNSILAWREHKAFAKRKKQIATKLCDQEKLGDSFLHIGESYQKLRIFDKALKWVTKSWKVFKAIGNLEGQALAKNSIGVALDSSGDWAGALDAFEEAYANACEAKLPSIQLSALENMHYSNMIRFENFDEARRLRSIIDKKRDSATEVLEPKILKKDCCSETETEGDDQLSNSRSDISCSPEISKSSFNRYKPGPGAKDIVDDAPSNSFLCPENASKSKPRPIKKPSTSREPDDSSLRSQSRLASSQAVSRKRVRVILSDDESENDEVPPSSGRFRFSPAEDVATSDEVDRTYNMRTAHGLQDVSPVASHCVISANTPINHEGTASSYKSSGYMRADQDAKDVRSSCSNEVVSVSNVHSTSARCRFNDSENLFQNHRNSGLSHHICDDSCCKHVTFKVEEELVTMELSSCMIGDKVSIAALKVDISCLYFLQLPKQKRSKGLLPIIQHLKCRSKVLDSLESTETFKDYFSGKGWIDVSVDAWVPKRLMKLYIDCCMELSEPPNLHLLKKLYNLEVSEDEIIVSDCGLQDMSVAPLLSALHLHKTVAVLDLSHNMLGNETMEKLQQLFTSSRQKYGGLILDLHQNRFGPTALFQICECPVLFSRLEVLNISGNRLTDSCASYLANILKNCKALYGLDIGSCSITSRTVQKIADSLDSGSSLVQLGLGYNNSISGNAIVNLLAKLATLDRFAELNLNGLKLNKAVVNGICQLAKTSCLSELMLQDTCIGTDGALHLLESLSSETRELVKLDLSSCGLTSEYIFRLNDEISLIGGVIELKLGWNPITQECGNALAALLKNPYCCLRVLVLNKCQLGVVCLLRTLEALAENLVLEELNLAANTCSGEVNSLSLNFNGTLNSMHADLSFANSSVKASACNDAHGASVDPDIDQLEVADSEDDLDSTKPSVSGIHGSSMSFSEKNIIPCMVSKFKSSSSCQTHRGKCSSFESAGELLLRLETLL; encoded by the exons ATGGCCAAAGACGAGCTCGCCGACGCCAAAAGGTCGTACCGGAGCGCCACCGAGATCGGCGACCGCACCGAACAAGCCCGGTGGTCCAACGTCATCGGCGACATCCACAAGAACCGAGGCGAGTATGTGGAAGCTCTCAAATGGCTCCGCATCGACTACGATGTCTCCACAAAGTACTTGCCGGAGAAGCAGCTTCTTCCTACTTGTCAGAGTATCGGTGAACTCCATTTCCGTCTCCTCCACTTCCAAGACGCACTTGTTTATCAG AAAAAACATTTAGAGCTTGCCAAAGACAAGGAAGATCTTGCTGAGCAACAAAGAGCCAGCACCCAACTTGCCAGAACTTACCATGAGATGTTTTTAAGATCGGACGATGATATTTATTCAATTCAGAAtgctaaaaaatatttcaattctGCAATGAATCTTGCTAAATCTCTCAAGGAGAACTCACCTAACAAGTCGAATTTCTTAAAGGAGTATATTGATGCCTATAATAACATTGGGATGCTACAGAGGGATCTTGAAAACTTTGATGAAGCACTAAAAATGCTTACCAGAGGATTACAGATCTGTGATGACGAAGAGGTTGCTCGTCTAGATGATGCACGATCTAGGCTCCATCACAACCTTGGGAGTGTCTACATGGGGCTGAGGAAGTGGAGTGAAGCccaaaaacatattttagagGATATCCACATTTGTAATAGCATACAGCATCGGCAAGGAGAGGCGAAAGGGTACATTAATCTTGGTGAATTGCACAACAAGGTCCAAAAATATGATGAGGCAATCTCTTGTTACAAAAAGGCTCTTGATCTTGCACGATCAATGGAAGATGAGGATGATTTGGTTAATCATATTAACGAGAATATGAGAATTGTAAAACAAGCCATTAAGGAAATGGATGAactgaaaaaagaagaaaaaaatctCAAGAAGCTGGCACGAAACATGGAAATGGCTATTGGTACATCGAGTGAGCGAAAATGTCTCCTGCAGCAAGATGCATCGCTTAGTCGCCTTATCGATATATCAAACTCCATCCTGGCATGGCGTGAA CATAAAGCTTTTGCTAAAAGGAAGAAGCAAATAGCAACAAAACTGTGTGACCAAGAGAAATTAGGTGATTCTTTCTTGCATATTGGAGAATCatatcagaaactcagaatttTCGACAAAGCCCTCAAATGGGTCACAAAGAGTTGGAAAGTTTTTAAGGCCATTGGTAATTTGGAG GGACAAGCATTAGCAAAAAATAGTATAGGAGTAGCTCTGGATTCAAGTGGTGATTGGGCAGGTGCTTTAGATGCATTTGAAGAGGCTTATGC AAATGCCTGTGAAGCCAAACTTCCTTCAATACAGCTGTCTGCACTTGAAAATATGCATTATAGCAATATGATAAGATTTGAGAATTTTGACGAGGCTAG GAGATTGAGATCAATAATAGACAAAAAAAGGGATTCAGCAACTGAAGTGCTTGAGCCGAAAATCCTAAAGAAGGATTGCTGCTCGGAAACTGAAACTGAGGGAGATGATCAACTTTCAAATAGTAGATCTGACATCAGCTGTTCACCAGAAATAAGTAAATCAAGCTTTAATAGGTATAAACCTGGTCCTGGTGCCAAAGATATAGTGGATGATGCACCTTCAAATTCCTTTCTGTGTCCTGAAAATGCATCTAAATCAAAGCCTCGCCCCATAAAAAAACCTTCCACTAGTAGAGAACCAGATGATAGTTCTCTCAGAAGTCAATCCAGACTTGCCAGTAGTCAGGCAGTTAGCCGTAAACGTGTACGAGTAATCCTTTCTGATGATGAAAGCGAAAATGATGAGGTGCCACCTTCCAGTGGAAGGTTTCGTTTTAGTCCAGCAGAAGATGTTGCCACTTCCGATGAAG TTGACCGTACGTATAATATGAGAACTGCTCATGGATTGCAG GATGTGTCTCCAGTTGCCTCACACTGTGTTATCAGTGCTAATACTCCAATTAATCATGAAGGAACTGCAAGTTCCTACAAATCAAGTGGTTATATGCGTGCAGATCAAGATGCAAAAGATGTTAGATCATCGTGCTCGAACGAAGTTGTTAGTGTTTCTAATGTTCATTCAACTTCTGCCAGATGCAGGTTTAATGACAGTGAAAACCTGTTCCAGAATCACAGGAATTCCGGTCTCAGCCATCATATTTGTGATGATAGCTGTTGT AAACATGTGACATTCAAAGTCGAGGAAGAATTGGTAACCATGGAGCTGAGCTCTTGTATGATTGGTGATAAAGTCAGCATAGCAGCCTTAAAGGTTGACATCTCATGCCTGTATTTTCTACAGCTACCTAAGCAAAAAAGGTCAAAGG GTCTTTTACCTATAATTCAACACCTGAAGTGTAGAAGCAAAGTTCTTGACTCACTGGAATCTACTGAAACTTTCAAGGATTACTTTTCGGGAAAAGGATGGATTGATGTTTCTGTTGATG CTTGGGTACCAAAGCGTTTAATGAAACTGTACATCGACTGTTGCATGGAGCTTTCTGAGCCTCCCAACCTACATCTGCTTAAAAAGCTATACAATTTAGAG GTTTCGGAGGATGAAATCATTGTGTCTGATTGTGGCTTGCAAGACATGTCAGTAGCACCGTTGTTGAGTGCCTTGCATTTGCACAAGACAGTTGCTGTCCTTGACCTTTCCCACAATATGTTAG GAAATGAAACTATGGAGAAACTTCAGCAATTATTTACATCTTCAAGACAAAAGTATGGTGGTCTGATATTGGATTTGCACCAAAATCGCTTTGGTCCTACTGCTTTGTTCCAG ATATGTGAGTGTCCTGTTCTATTTTCTCGATTGGAAGTTCTAAACATCTCTGGAAACCGTCTGACTGATTCTTGTGCATCCTACCTTGCAAACATCTTGAAAAATTGCAAAG cACTGTATGGCTTAGACATAGGGAGCTGTTCTATCACATCTAGAACAGTTCAAAAGATCGCCGACTCGCTAGATTCCGGATCTTCACTAGTACAACTTGGTTTAG GATACAACAATTCCATATCTGGAAATGCCATAGTGAATCTATTGGCCAAGCTTGCTACTTTAGATAG ATTTGCAGAACTGAACCTCAATGGTTTAAAGTTAAACAAGGCTGTTGTAAATGGCATTTGCCAACTAGCTAAAACCTCATGCTTGTCCGAGTTAATGCTTCAAGATACTTGCATAGGAACT GATGGAGCATTACACTTGCTGGAGTCTTTGTCTAGCGAAACTCGAGAACTGGTGAAGCTTGATCTATCATCTTGTGGACTGACATCTGAGTATATTTTCAGACTTAATGATGAAATATCTTTGATCGGTGGTGTTATTGAACTAAAGCTTGGGTGGAACCCCATAACACAAGAG TGTGGAAATGCATTGGCGGCATTGCTAAAAAATCCTTATTGTTGCCTAAGAGTTTTGGTATTGAATAAATGCCAACTTGGAGTAGTTTGTCTGCTTAGGACACTGGAAGCACTAGCAGAAAATCTTGTTCTTGAAGAGCTCAATTTGGCAGCAAATACATGTTCTGGTGAAGTTAATAGCTTGTCCCTTAACTTCAATGGTACTTTAAATTCCATGCATGCAGATCTCAGTTTTGCCAATTCCTCAGTTAAAGCATCTGCCTGTAACGATGCTCATGGTGCTTCAGTTGACCCTGATATTGATCAGCTTGAAGTTGCTGACAGCGAAGATGATCTAGACAGCACCAAACCTTCAGTATCTGGTATCCATGGCAGCAGCATGAGCTTTTCAGAAAA AAACATTATACCATGCATGGTCAGCAAATTCAAGAGCTCCAGTAGCTGCCAGACACATCGAGGGAAATGTAGTTCATTTGAAAGTGCAGGGGAATTATTGTTGCGGCTTGAAACCTTGCTGTAG
- the LOC108202250 gene encoding protein TONSOKU isoform X1 — translation MAKDELADAKRSYRSATEIGDRTEQARWSNVIGDIHKNRGEYVEALKWLRIDYDVSTKYLPEKQLLPTCQSIGELHFRLLHFQDALVYQKKHLELAKDKEDLAEQQRASTQLARTYHEMFLRSDDDIYSIQNAKKYFNSAMNLAKSLKENSPNKSNFLKEYIDAYNNIGMLQRDLENFDEALKMLTRGLQICDDEEVARLDDARSRLHHNLGSVYMGLRKWSEAQKHILEDIHICNSIQHRQGEAKGYINLGELHNKVQKYDEAISCYKKALDLARSMEDEDDLVNHINENMRIVKQAIKEMDELKKEEKNLKKLARNMEMAIGTSSERKCLLQQDASLSRLIDISNSILAWREHKAFAKRKKQIATKLCDQEKLGDSFLHIGESYQKLRIFDKALKWVTKSWKVFKAIGNLEGQALAKNSIGVALDSSGDWAGALDAFEEAYANACEAKLPSIQLSALENMHYSNMIRFENFDEARRLRSIIDKKRDSATEVLEPKILKKDCCSETETEGDDQLSNSRSDISCSPEISKSSFNRYKPGPGAKDIVDDAPSNSFLCPENASKSKPRPIKKPSTSREPDDSSLRSQSRLASSQAVSRKRVRVILSDDESENDEVPPSSGRFRFSPAEDVATSDEVDRTYNMRTAHGLQDVSPVASHCVISANTPINHEGTASSYKSSGYMRADQDAKDVRSSCSNEVVSVSNVHSTSARCRFNDSENLFQNHRNSGLSHHICDDSCCKHVTFKVEEELVTMELSSCMIGDKVSIAALKVDISCLYFLQLPKQKRSKGLLPIIQHLKCRSKVLDSLESTETFKDYFSGKGWIDVSVDAWVPKRLMKLYIDCCMELSEPPNLHLLKKLYNLEVSEDEIIVSDCGLQDMSVAPLLSALHLHKTVAVLDLSHNMLGNETMEKLQQLFTSSRQKYGGLILDLHQNRFGPTALFQICECPVLFSRLEVLNISGNRLTDSCASYLANILKNCKALYGLDIGSCSITSRTVQKIADSLDSGSSLVQLGLGYNNSISGNAIVNLLAKLATLDRFAELNLNGLKLNKAVVNGICQLAKTSCLSELMLQDTCIGTDGALHLLESLSSETRELVKLDLSSCGLTSEYIFRLNDEISLIGGVIELKLGWNPITQECGNALAALLKNPYCCLRVLVLNKCQLGVVCLLRTLEALAENLVLEELNLAANTCSGEVNSLSLNFNGTLNSMHADLSFANSSVKASACNDAHGASVDPDIDQLEVADSEDDLDSTKPSVSGIHGSSMSFSEKYSSNLESQFIQELSSAISRAKHLQMLDLSDNGFSEQHAETLYHAWSANSRAPVAARHIEGNVVHLKVQGNYCCGLKPCCRKIN, via the exons ATGGCCAAAGACGAGCTCGCCGACGCCAAAAGGTCGTACCGGAGCGCCACCGAGATCGGCGACCGCACCGAACAAGCCCGGTGGTCCAACGTCATCGGCGACATCCACAAGAACCGAGGCGAGTATGTGGAAGCTCTCAAATGGCTCCGCATCGACTACGATGTCTCCACAAAGTACTTGCCGGAGAAGCAGCTTCTTCCTACTTGTCAGAGTATCGGTGAACTCCATTTCCGTCTCCTCCACTTCCAAGACGCACTTGTTTATCAG AAAAAACATTTAGAGCTTGCCAAAGACAAGGAAGATCTTGCTGAGCAACAAAGAGCCAGCACCCAACTTGCCAGAACTTACCATGAGATGTTTTTAAGATCGGACGATGATATTTATTCAATTCAGAAtgctaaaaaatatttcaattctGCAATGAATCTTGCTAAATCTCTCAAGGAGAACTCACCTAACAAGTCGAATTTCTTAAAGGAGTATATTGATGCCTATAATAACATTGGGATGCTACAGAGGGATCTTGAAAACTTTGATGAAGCACTAAAAATGCTTACCAGAGGATTACAGATCTGTGATGACGAAGAGGTTGCTCGTCTAGATGATGCACGATCTAGGCTCCATCACAACCTTGGGAGTGTCTACATGGGGCTGAGGAAGTGGAGTGAAGCccaaaaacatattttagagGATATCCACATTTGTAATAGCATACAGCATCGGCAAGGAGAGGCGAAAGGGTACATTAATCTTGGTGAATTGCACAACAAGGTCCAAAAATATGATGAGGCAATCTCTTGTTACAAAAAGGCTCTTGATCTTGCACGATCAATGGAAGATGAGGATGATTTGGTTAATCATATTAACGAGAATATGAGAATTGTAAAACAAGCCATTAAGGAAATGGATGAactgaaaaaagaagaaaaaaatctCAAGAAGCTGGCACGAAACATGGAAATGGCTATTGGTACATCGAGTGAGCGAAAATGTCTCCTGCAGCAAGATGCATCGCTTAGTCGCCTTATCGATATATCAAACTCCATCCTGGCATGGCGTGAA CATAAAGCTTTTGCTAAAAGGAAGAAGCAAATAGCAACAAAACTGTGTGACCAAGAGAAATTAGGTGATTCTTTCTTGCATATTGGAGAATCatatcagaaactcagaatttTCGACAAAGCCCTCAAATGGGTCACAAAGAGTTGGAAAGTTTTTAAGGCCATTGGTAATTTGGAG GGACAAGCATTAGCAAAAAATAGTATAGGAGTAGCTCTGGATTCAAGTGGTGATTGGGCAGGTGCTTTAGATGCATTTGAAGAGGCTTATGC AAATGCCTGTGAAGCCAAACTTCCTTCAATACAGCTGTCTGCACTTGAAAATATGCATTATAGCAATATGATAAGATTTGAGAATTTTGACGAGGCTAG GAGATTGAGATCAATAATAGACAAAAAAAGGGATTCAGCAACTGAAGTGCTTGAGCCGAAAATCCTAAAGAAGGATTGCTGCTCGGAAACTGAAACTGAGGGAGATGATCAACTTTCAAATAGTAGATCTGACATCAGCTGTTCACCAGAAATAAGTAAATCAAGCTTTAATAGGTATAAACCTGGTCCTGGTGCCAAAGATATAGTGGATGATGCACCTTCAAATTCCTTTCTGTGTCCTGAAAATGCATCTAAATCAAAGCCTCGCCCCATAAAAAAACCTTCCACTAGTAGAGAACCAGATGATAGTTCTCTCAGAAGTCAATCCAGACTTGCCAGTAGTCAGGCAGTTAGCCGTAAACGTGTACGAGTAATCCTTTCTGATGATGAAAGCGAAAATGATGAGGTGCCACCTTCCAGTGGAAGGTTTCGTTTTAGTCCAGCAGAAGATGTTGCCACTTCCGATGAAG TTGACCGTACGTATAATATGAGAACTGCTCATGGATTGCAG GATGTGTCTCCAGTTGCCTCACACTGTGTTATCAGTGCTAATACTCCAATTAATCATGAAGGAACTGCAAGTTCCTACAAATCAAGTGGTTATATGCGTGCAGATCAAGATGCAAAAGATGTTAGATCATCGTGCTCGAACGAAGTTGTTAGTGTTTCTAATGTTCATTCAACTTCTGCCAGATGCAGGTTTAATGACAGTGAAAACCTGTTCCAGAATCACAGGAATTCCGGTCTCAGCCATCATATTTGTGATGATAGCTGTTGT AAACATGTGACATTCAAAGTCGAGGAAGAATTGGTAACCATGGAGCTGAGCTCTTGTATGATTGGTGATAAAGTCAGCATAGCAGCCTTAAAGGTTGACATCTCATGCCTGTATTTTCTACAGCTACCTAAGCAAAAAAGGTCAAAGG GTCTTTTACCTATAATTCAACACCTGAAGTGTAGAAGCAAAGTTCTTGACTCACTGGAATCTACTGAAACTTTCAAGGATTACTTTTCGGGAAAAGGATGGATTGATGTTTCTGTTGATG CTTGGGTACCAAAGCGTTTAATGAAACTGTACATCGACTGTTGCATGGAGCTTTCTGAGCCTCCCAACCTACATCTGCTTAAAAAGCTATACAATTTAGAG GTTTCGGAGGATGAAATCATTGTGTCTGATTGTGGCTTGCAAGACATGTCAGTAGCACCGTTGTTGAGTGCCTTGCATTTGCACAAGACAGTTGCTGTCCTTGACCTTTCCCACAATATGTTAG GAAATGAAACTATGGAGAAACTTCAGCAATTATTTACATCTTCAAGACAAAAGTATGGTGGTCTGATATTGGATTTGCACCAAAATCGCTTTGGTCCTACTGCTTTGTTCCAG ATATGTGAGTGTCCTGTTCTATTTTCTCGATTGGAAGTTCTAAACATCTCTGGAAACCGTCTGACTGATTCTTGTGCATCCTACCTTGCAAACATCTTGAAAAATTGCAAAG cACTGTATGGCTTAGACATAGGGAGCTGTTCTATCACATCTAGAACAGTTCAAAAGATCGCCGACTCGCTAGATTCCGGATCTTCACTAGTACAACTTGGTTTAG GATACAACAATTCCATATCTGGAAATGCCATAGTGAATCTATTGGCCAAGCTTGCTACTTTAGATAG ATTTGCAGAACTGAACCTCAATGGTTTAAAGTTAAACAAGGCTGTTGTAAATGGCATTTGCCAACTAGCTAAAACCTCATGCTTGTCCGAGTTAATGCTTCAAGATACTTGCATAGGAACT GATGGAGCATTACACTTGCTGGAGTCTTTGTCTAGCGAAACTCGAGAACTGGTGAAGCTTGATCTATCATCTTGTGGACTGACATCTGAGTATATTTTCAGACTTAATGATGAAATATCTTTGATCGGTGGTGTTATTGAACTAAAGCTTGGGTGGAACCCCATAACACAAGAG TGTGGAAATGCATTGGCGGCATTGCTAAAAAATCCTTATTGTTGCCTAAGAGTTTTGGTATTGAATAAATGCCAACTTGGAGTAGTTTGTCTGCTTAGGACACTGGAAGCACTAGCAGAAAATCTTGTTCTTGAAGAGCTCAATTTGGCAGCAAATACATGTTCTGGTGAAGTTAATAGCTTGTCCCTTAACTTCAATGGTACTTTAAATTCCATGCATGCAGATCTCAGTTTTGCCAATTCCTCAGTTAAAGCATCTGCCTGTAACGATGCTCATGGTGCTTCAGTTGACCCTGATATTGATCAGCTTGAAGTTGCTGACAGCGAAGATGATCTAGACAGCACCAAACCTTCAGTATCTGGTATCCATGGCAGCAGCATGAGCTTTTCAGAAAAGTATTCTTCTAATCTGgaatcccaattcattcaagaGCTATCAAGTGCCATTAGTAGGGCCAAGCATTTGCAAATGCTGGATCTTAGTGATAATGGGTTTTCTGAACAACATGCAGAAACATTATACCATGCATGGTCAGCAAATTCAAGAGCTCCAGTAGCTGCCAGACACATCGAGGGAAATGTAGTTCATTTGAAAGTGCAGGGGAATTATTGTTGCGGCTTGAAACCTTGCTGTAGAAAAATCAATTAG